A region from the Phycisphaerales bacterium genome encodes:
- a CDS encoding 1-deoxy-D-xylulose-5-phosphate reductoisomerase, producing the protein MPSRRVIILGSTGSIGRQTLDVIAHLNALHERDEHEHRYDVVGLAAGANVARLDEQSRAHPSARLAITHADVRDLALGEQGPRAAFTGALLHAFHGDDAAERLVREVECDLVVSAIVGVAGLRATLAAAELGRDIALANKETLVAGGCVVVPAARASGARLLPVDSEHSGLWQCLVGACWSRGSPIAPPIESPRGVTRMILTASGGPFRTWTKNEIDAATPAQALAHPTWQMGAKVTIDSASLVNKALELIEAHWLFGMPADRLDAVVHPQSIVHALVEFDDGSTLAQLGLPDMRTPIQWALTFPGRAEAPTTRLRWHEARHLVFEPVDRTRFPAIDLAFEVMRQGPTSANGCVLNAANEVAVQAFLAPGSMLAFGRIGTIVRRTIDELGRHEARTLDDVLRVDREARALALELVAHESRGKSLNRGVRA; encoded by the coding sequence ATGCCCTCGCGACGCGTCATCATCCTGGGGTCCACGGGCTCCATCGGGCGACAGACGCTCGACGTGATCGCGCACCTCAACGCGCTCCACGAGCGCGACGAGCACGAGCACCGCTATGACGTCGTCGGGCTGGCCGCCGGCGCCAATGTCGCGCGCCTCGATGAGCAGTCGCGGGCGCACCCCTCGGCGCGTCTCGCGATCACGCACGCCGACGTGCGCGATCTCGCCCTAGGAGAGCAGGGTCCACGCGCCGCGTTCACCGGGGCGCTCCTCCATGCGTTCCATGGTGACGACGCCGCCGAGCGGCTCGTGCGCGAGGTCGAGTGCGACCTCGTCGTGAGCGCGATCGTCGGCGTGGCAGGGCTTCGGGCGACGCTCGCCGCGGCCGAACTCGGACGCGACATTGCTCTCGCCAACAAGGAGACGCTCGTCGCCGGTGGGTGCGTCGTCGTGCCCGCGGCCCGGGCCTCGGGGGCGCGGCTGCTCCCCGTCGACAGCGAGCACTCGGGATTGTGGCAGTGCCTCGTCGGCGCGTGCTGGTCGAGAGGTTCGCCAATCGCGCCCCCGATCGAGTCGCCCCGCGGCGTCACCCGCATGATCCTGACGGCGTCGGGTGGACCGTTCCGAACCTGGACGAAGAACGAGATCGACGCCGCGACGCCGGCCCAGGCCCTTGCCCATCCGACGTGGCAGATGGGCGCGAAGGTCACGATCGACTCCGCGTCGCTTGTGAACAAGGCACTCGAACTCATCGAGGCCCACTGGCTCTTTGGCATGCCCGCGGATCGCCTGGACGCCGTCGTCCATCCGCAGTCCATCGTGCACGCGCTCGTCGAGTTCGACGACGGCTCGACGCTCGCGCAACTCGGCTTGCCCGACATGCGCACACCGATCCAGTGGGCGCTCACGTTCCCCGGGCGTGCCGAGGCTCCGACAACACGACTTCGCTGGCATGAGGCCCGTCACCTCGTCTTTGAGCCGGTGGACCGCACGCGATTCCCGGCGATCGATCTGGCCTTCGAGGTCATGCGTCAGGGCCCGACGTCCGCGAACGGGTGCGTGCTCAACGCCGCCAACGAGGTCGCGGTCCAGGCATTCCTCGCGCCCGGCTCGATGCTCGCGTTCGGGAGGATCGGGACCATCGTCCGGCGAACGATCGATGAACTCGGGCGGCACGAAGCACGCACGCTCGATGACGTGCTCCGCGTGGACCGCGAGGCCCGCGCGCTCGCGCTCGAACTCGTGGCGCACGAGTCACGCGGGAAGTCCCTCAATCGAGGCGTTCGGGCGTGA
- a CDS encoding Rne/Rng family ribonuclease, producing the protein MSDSQMIINYVPGEECRVAILQDGKLEETHVERFANASRVGNIYVGRVTNVEPAIQAAFVDFGVEDNGFLHVSDLHPRYFPGEDDDTTERVGLKTPRRERPPIQACLRRGDEVIVQVLKEGVGTKGPTLTSYLSIPGRFLVMMPYMDRTGVSRKVEDEDQRRKMREILDQLELPEGFGFIVRTAGMERNKTELKRDLAYLQRLWKDMEKRLGTGNKPRLLYSESDLLVRALRDLLSTDIKEVVVDNELALQRAARFMKIVAPRGQAKLLHHTSTTPLFHAFGIEQQIGLIHAREVPLPSGGRLVIDQTEALVAIDVNSGKSRESRDSESNAYQTNIEAVEEICRQLRLRDLGGIVINDLIDMRSAQHRKDIEHRFRERLKRDRAKTTVLAISEFGILQMTRQRMRASHESVHFVDCPTCRGRGVVQRPDSIAADALRELAAILDVERVAKVEMVVAPRVAGELLSTKRRLLGRIERGTGKHVDVRVSETVMIDRVGFYAYDAGGADIDVSSLPKPRRPRDLKEFEYAAAGENWAQDLEEEKALAAEPADEPETEEAIHPIEIDDAGDGADEPAEESGGRKRRRRRRGRGRGRGDDRDAPRQEGRSSATPAREPSNTRPSVSSPNRSQAPSNGVLQFAGDHGDENEGGQVESVAAQDSGEATSANADGEPREGGRRRRRRRRGRGRGQGHGAENGAEAPAADESRGESEPQTEREDRADGDSSSERQADESKGDGEGGERRGRRRRRRRGGRGGNGEGSSSGGEGANRDRPAQQAPRAESPKSAPTPEVKPTAKPRTLYSSRRKLAASELNKRPKPE; encoded by the coding sequence ATGTCCGATTCTCAGATGATCATCAACTATGTCCCCGGCGAGGAGTGCCGGGTCGCCATTCTCCAGGATGGCAAACTCGAAGAGACGCACGTTGAGCGTTTCGCCAACGCCAGCCGCGTTGGAAATATCTATGTGGGGCGCGTCACGAACGTGGAGCCGGCGATCCAGGCGGCGTTCGTGGACTTCGGCGTCGAGGACAACGGATTCCTGCACGTCAGCGACCTGCACCCGCGCTACTTCCCCGGCGAGGACGACGACACCACCGAACGCGTGGGCCTGAAGACCCCGCGTCGCGAGCGCCCGCCGATCCAGGCGTGCCTGCGGCGAGGCGATGAGGTCATCGTGCAGGTGCTTAAGGAGGGCGTGGGGACCAAGGGTCCGACGCTCACGAGTTATCTCTCGATCCCCGGGCGCTTCCTGGTGATGATGCCCTATATGGATCGCACGGGCGTCTCGCGCAAGGTCGAGGACGAGGACCAGCGCCGCAAGATGCGCGAGATCCTCGACCAACTCGAACTCCCCGAGGGCTTCGGCTTCATCGTGCGGACGGCCGGGATGGAGCGGAACAAGACCGAACTCAAGCGCGACCTGGCCTACCTCCAGCGCCTGTGGAAGGACATGGAGAAGCGCCTGGGCACGGGGAACAAGCCGCGGCTGCTCTATTCCGAGAGCGACCTGCTCGTCCGTGCGCTGCGCGACCTGCTCAGCACCGACATCAAGGAGGTCGTGGTCGACAACGAACTGGCGCTCCAGCGGGCGGCGAGGTTCATGAAGATCGTCGCCCCGCGAGGGCAGGCGAAACTCCTGCACCACACGAGCACGACACCCCTCTTCCACGCCTTCGGCATCGAGCAGCAGATCGGCCTGATCCACGCGCGCGAGGTGCCCCTGCCCAGCGGTGGGCGCCTGGTCATCGACCAAACCGAGGCGCTGGTGGCGATCGACGTCAACAGCGGGAAGAGCCGCGAGAGCCGTGATAGCGAGAGCAACGCCTACCAGACGAACATCGAGGCCGTCGAGGAGATCTGCCGGCAGTTGCGCCTGCGCGACCTGGGCGGGATCGTCATCAACGACCTCATCGACATGCGGAGCGCCCAGCACCGCAAGGACATCGAGCACCGCTTCCGCGAGCGTCTCAAGCGCGACCGCGCCAAGACGACGGTGCTCGCGATCTCGGAGTTCGGGATCCTGCAGATGACGCGCCAGCGGATGCGTGCCAGCCACGAGAGCGTGCACTTTGTGGACTGCCCGACGTGCCGCGGGCGTGGCGTGGTGCAGCGGCCCGACTCGATCGCCGCGGATGCCTTGCGTGAACTCGCCGCGATCCTTGACGTCGAGCGCGTGGCGAAGGTCGAGATGGTTGTGGCGCCGCGTGTCGCGGGCGAACTGCTCTCGACGAAGCGCCGCCTGCTCGGACGCATCGAGCGTGGCACGGGCAAGCACGTCGACGTGCGTGTCAGCGAGACGGTCATGATCGATCGCGTCGGGTTCTATGCCTATGACGCCGGGGGCGCGGACATCGACGTCTCGTCCCTCCCCAAGCCAAGGCGGCCCCGCGATCTCAAGGAGTTTGAGTACGCCGCCGCGGGCGAGAACTGGGCGCAGGATCTGGAGGAGGAGAAGGCCCTCGCCGCCGAGCCGGCCGACGAGCCGGAGACCGAAGAGGCGATCCACCCGATCGAGATCGACGATGCCGGCGATGGTGCCGACGAGCCCGCTGAAGAATCGGGCGGTCGGAAGCGTCGGCGGCGCCGGCGTGGGCGTGGCCGCGGACGTGGCGATGACCGGGACGCACCGCGTCAGGAGGGTCGGAGTTCCGCGACACCAGCGCGCGAACCCTCGAACACAAGGCCTTCGGTTTCTTCACCGAACCGATCACAGGCTCCATCGAACGGCGTGTTGCAGTTCGCGGGCGATCACGGCGATGAGAACGAAGGCGGCCAGGTCGAATCCGTGGCCGCCCAGGATTCGGGCGAGGCTACTTCGGCAAACGCCGATGGCGAGCCACGTGAGGGCGGGCGCCGTCGTCGCCGGCGTCGGCGTGGTCGCGGCCGAGGGCAGGGTCATGGTGCGGAGAATGGGGCGGAGGCGCCCGCCGCTGATGAATCGCGCGGCGAATCCGAGCCTCAGACCGAACGCGAGGATCGCGCCGATGGCGACTCGTCCTCAGAGCGTCAGGCCGACGAATCCAAGGGTGATGGCGAAGGTGGCGAACGCCGTGGGCGTCGTCGCCGGCGGCGTCGCGGCGGACGAGGCGGCAACGGCGAGGGCTCGTCATCAGGTGGCGAGGGCGCGAATCGCGATCGGCCTGCACAGCAGGCCCCGCGTGCCGAATCGCCCAAGAGTGCCCCGACGCCCGAGGTGAAGCCGACGGCGAAGCCCCGGACGCTCTACTCCTCACGACGAAAACTGGCGGCGAGCGAACTCAACAAGCGCCCGAAGCCCGAATAA
- the ptsP gene encoding phosphoenolpyruvate--protein phosphotransferase has translation MQPIQGIAVSPGIVIGRLRILEDDLRRVARREVQSQSTRGEVEHFDQAVKASIGELEEVADRAEREMGKEAAKIFSFHIGMLKDKSLLAPIRTMIQDERVSADWAVSQVFQQHAAKFRSNPNPVFATKVNDIEDIGRRLLRKIANDNEPAGRVSRLKDEDGGVIIVARDLTPSETAAFDRDKILGFATDLGGKTSHTAIVAKALEIPAVVGCQRITKLAHHDALAILDGDDGVVVLDPDEKTLAEYRKRIDARREYQVELSDDCFEPSVTADGVAVHVVGNIEFPDEVRNVLASGGEGVGLYRTEFLYLTSTSEPSEHDHYRAYKRCVDLLKGRDLVIRTMDLGADKYTQAREEVPERNPFLGCRSIRYCLHNIPMFKTQLRAILRASAHGPLKIMFPLITSLAELRHAKVILGDVMEDLDEAGVEFDRSMKVGMMVEVPSAALMADHFAREVDFFSIGTNDLVQYTLAVDRTNERVANLYSPTHPAVIRLIRDTARVGKHHKIPVSCCGESASDPEFAMLLIGLGLRTLSVTSSSIPTLKRFVRGVTVAQCERVAKQVMSLDSDAQVAVFLRDKARKIVPQAFDGRSVE, from the coding sequence GTGCAGCCCATTCAGGGGATTGCCGTCTCGCCAGGTATTGTTATAGGACGTTTACGGATCCTTGAAGATGATCTCCGTCGAGTCGCACGCCGTGAGGTTCAGTCCCAGAGCACCAGAGGCGAGGTGGAGCACTTCGACCAGGCCGTCAAGGCCTCGATCGGGGAGTTAGAGGAGGTCGCCGACCGTGCCGAGCGCGAGATGGGCAAGGAGGCGGCCAAGATCTTCTCGTTCCACATCGGGATGCTGAAGGACAAGTCGCTGCTCGCGCCGATTCGGACGATGATCCAGGACGAGCGGGTGTCGGCGGACTGGGCGGTCAGCCAGGTTTTCCAGCAGCACGCGGCCAAGTTCCGGAGCAATCCCAATCCGGTCTTTGCCACCAAGGTCAACGACATCGAGGACATCGGGCGCCGGCTGCTCCGCAAGATCGCCAACGACAACGAGCCGGCGGGGCGCGTCAGCCGCCTGAAGGACGAGGACGGCGGGGTCATCATCGTCGCCCGCGATCTGACGCCCTCGGAAACCGCGGCGTTCGACCGAGACAAAATCCTGGGCTTCGCGACCGATCTCGGCGGCAAGACCAGCCACACGGCGATCGTGGCGAAAGCCCTGGAAATCCCCGCGGTCGTCGGGTGCCAGCGCATCACCAAACTCGCCCATCATGACGCCCTGGCGATCCTCGATGGCGACGACGGCGTGGTCGTCCTCGACCCCGACGAGAAGACGCTCGCGGAGTATCGCAAGCGGATCGACGCGAGGCGCGAGTACCAGGTCGAACTCAGCGACGACTGCTTCGAGCCCTCGGTCACGGCCGATGGCGTCGCGGTCCACGTCGTCGGGAATATCGAGTTTCCCGACGAGGTCCGCAACGTCCTGGCCTCGGGTGGCGAGGGCGTCGGACTCTACCGGACCGAGTTTCTCTATCTCACCAGCACAAGCGAGCCTTCGGAGCACGATCACTACCGGGCGTACAAACGCTGCGTGGACCTGCTCAAGGGTCGGGACCTGGTCATCCGCACCATGGATCTGGGCGCGGACAAATACACCCAGGCTCGAGAAGAGGTTCCCGAGCGGAACCCGTTCCTGGGTTGCCGCAGCATCCGCTACTGCCTCCACAACATCCCCATGTTCAAGACGCAGTTGCGGGCGATCCTGCGGGCGTCGGCCCACGGGCCCCTCAAGATCATGTTCCCACTCATCACCAGCCTGGCCGAACTCCGCCACGCCAAGGTGATCCTCGGGGACGTGATGGAGGATTTGGATGAAGCCGGGGTCGAGTTTGACCGAAGTATGAAGGTCGGGATGATGGTCGAGGTTCCCTCGGCCGCCCTCATGGCGGACCATTTCGCGCGTGAGGTGGACTTCTTCTCGATCGGGACCAACGACCTCGTCCAGTACACCCTGGCGGTGGACCGGACCAACGAGCGGGTCGCGAACCTCTATAGCCCGACCCACCCGGCGGTCATCCGCCTGATCCGGGACACGGCCCGCGTCGGCAAACACCACAAGATCCCGGTCTCGTGCTGCGGCGAGTCGGCGAGCGACCCGGAGTTCGCCATGTTGTTGATCGGGCTTGGCTTGCGTACTCTTTCCGTGACGAGCTCGTCGATTCCGACGCTCAAGCGATTCGTCCGAGGTGTGACGGTTGCTCAATGCGAACGCGTGGCCAAACAGGTCATGTCGCTCGATTCCGATGCCCAGGTCGCGGTTTTCCTCCGCGACAAGGCTCGAAAGATTGTTCCCCAGGCCTTCGACGGTCGTTCCGTCGAGTAG
- the rho gene encoding transcription termination factor Rho has translation MGPGRSRRRRRRGSGQGDGNSNQFHSQGHRGPGSNDFRRNGTSGHPSNGQQRLGGMNRGAPSPAIFPVDEMNAMLRDSQGRNLPVIRPFEDLTSIDPQPRLTLEYTGCPASCRLIDLFCPIGRGQRGLIVSPPKAGKTTLLKDIAGALLRNHLDLEIIVLLVDERPEEVTDFRRSFASVDAGAQLAAEMLGERPEDVAPRLARSRIRVIASSNDHPVERHIEVSTRTIEFSKRLVEVGKHVVVLMDSLTRVGRAFNQSRKHASSGRTLSGGLDSKALEVPRQIFGSARNTEEAGSLTIIASCLVDTGSQADQVIFEEFKGSGNMELILDRKIAERRVFPAINLAESGTRKENMLLTEEELKTMSALRRRLLSMPPPQQVEQLIAALQRFPTNAALVGGAGGGGN, from the coding sequence ATGGGTCCCGGACGATCCCGGAGACGCCGACGCAGAGGCTCAGGCCAGGGCGACGGGAACTCCAACCAGTTTCACTCCCAGGGCCATCGCGGCCCGGGGTCCAACGACTTCCGCCGCAACGGCACGTCGGGACACCCATCGAACGGACAGCAGCGTCTCGGCGGGATGAACCGCGGGGCGCCCTCGCCGGCGATCTTCCCCGTCGACGAGATGAACGCGATGCTGCGCGACTCGCAGGGGCGGAACCTCCCGGTCATCAGGCCGTTCGAAGATCTGACCTCGATCGACCCCCAGCCACGCCTGACCCTGGAATACACCGGGTGCCCGGCGTCGTGCCGATTGATCGATCTCTTCTGTCCGATCGGCCGCGGGCAGCGCGGGCTGATCGTCTCGCCACCGAAGGCTGGCAAAACGACGCTGCTCAAGGACATCGCCGGGGCCCTGCTCCGCAATCACCTGGATCTCGAGATCATCGTGCTCCTGGTGGACGAGCGTCCCGAGGAAGTGACGGACTTCCGCCGGAGTTTCGCGAGCGTGGACGCGGGCGCCCAACTCGCCGCCGAGATGCTGGGCGAGCGTCCCGAGGACGTCGCGCCGAGGCTGGCCCGGTCGCGGATCCGAGTGATTGCGAGCAGCAACGACCACCCGGTCGAGCGGCACATCGAGGTCTCGACGCGGACGATCGAGTTCTCCAAGCGTCTCGTGGAGGTGGGCAAGCACGTCGTGGTGCTCATGGACTCGCTGACACGCGTAGGCCGGGCCTTCAACCAGAGCCGAAAGCACGCCAGCAGCGGCCGGACGCTCTCGGGAGGCCTGGACAGCAAGGCCCTGGAAGTGCCACGGCAGATCTTCGGCAGCGCGCGCAACACCGAGGAGGCCGGCTCGCTGACCATCATCGCCTCGTGCCTGGTGGACACCGGGAGCCAGGCCGACCAGGTGATCTTCGAGGAGTTCAAGGGCAGCGGCAACATGGAGTTGATCCTCGACCGGAAGATCGCCGAGCGGCGAGTCTTCCCGGCGATCAACCTGGCCGAATCGGGGACGCGGAAAGAGAACATGCTCCTGACGGAGGAGGAACTCAAGACGATGTCGGCCCTTCGGCGTCGATTGCTCTCGATGCCGCCGCCGCAGCAGGTCGAGCAGTTGATCGCGGCGTTGCAGCGGTTCCCGACCAATGCCGCATTGGTCGGCGGTGCTGGCGGCGGAGGCAATTGA
- a CDS encoding ferrous iron transport protein A has translation MSTTLESHSLNADPCEFRDQCPRECCPTDAKGQPVTGRRLSDLRPGDLASVCETCLDADDASLLRAMGLRPNVTLRVCRLGDPCIIEVHTAAGGGCACRIGMARELASRVMVVVGTTSSDKGTSDHKPCT, from the coding sequence ATGTCCACCACCCTCGAGAGCCATTCATTGAACGCCGACCCGTGCGAGTTCCGTGACCAGTGCCCTCGCGAGTGCTGCCCGACCGACGCGAAGGGCCAGCCCGTCACCGGGCGGCGATTGAGCGACCTTCGCCCCGGCGATCTGGCCTCAGTCTGTGAGACGTGCCTCGACGCCGATGACGCCAGCCTTCTCCGCGCGATGGGGCTTCGCCCGAACGTGACGTTGCGTGTCTGTCGCCTCGGCGACCCGTGCATCATCGAGGTGCACACGGCGGCGGGCGGCGGGTGCGCGTGCCGAATCGGGATGGCGCGCGAACTGGCGTCGCGCGTGATGGTCGTCGTCGGGACGACATCCAGCGACAAGGGAACCTCTGACCACAAGCCCTGCACATGA
- a CDS encoding ferrous iron transporter B, giving the protein MSQAATVSIGGARSPESHSPRRVALVGNPNTGKTSVFNRLTGLRHKTSNFPGTTQECRVGFMLDTRGGTIEVLDLPGVYSLELAQGESEVCRGALAGMLAPAGAPARAPDAVIVVIDATNLARNLLLAGEALRRRLPTLIVVNMIDIARKRGVHIDAGALGEGLGCEVLLVSARTGQGIDDIAGALERAVVPNRTPPGDQGEIERWAEGLAANATARTTETEQDRADRRARTDRMDHAFTHPVLGALAFLAVMAGLFWGIFSLATYPMAWIEWIFAELGGLVQRVLPAGILSDFLSQGVVVGIGATVVFLPQICLLFFVISLLEDTGYLARAAFVMDRLLRPFGLPGHSFVPLLSSHACALPGIMACRAIPDRRERLATILVAPFMTCSARIPVYALMTGILFPGSPGRQAAAFIGCYALGIVAGVLSALVARRTILKGASRPMALELPAYRWPNLRSALITSYDRGRSFIANAGTNILLICIVLWWLGAFPHVKPPARVEELREVAAQVEAGSVEPKVALERAGVENKVEVVGTDGTPGPRDREDAREIDGPAAASMIVERADELEAMDAKSRSFIGRLGRLAEPVFRPIGYDWQLSIGVLSSFAAREVFVSTMAVVVTGHDTTDDEKILSAVSHASRTNGTPIFTKPVAWSILVFYVLAMQCLPTLALTAREAGGVRWAVLQFAWMSLLAYLGAWIAYTIAS; this is encoded by the coding sequence ATGAGCCAGGCGGCGACGGTGTCGATCGGTGGAGCACGATCGCCGGAGTCGCACTCGCCGCGGCGCGTGGCGCTCGTGGGTAATCCCAACACGGGCAAGACCTCGGTCTTTAACCGTCTCACAGGTCTGCGCCACAAGACGAGCAACTTCCCCGGAACGACGCAGGAATGCCGCGTGGGATTCATGCTCGACACCAGGGGCGGCACGATCGAGGTGCTTGACCTGCCCGGCGTGTACTCGCTGGAGTTGGCGCAAGGAGAATCGGAGGTCTGCCGGGGGGCGCTCGCCGGGATGCTCGCGCCCGCGGGGGCGCCGGCCCGGGCGCCCGACGCGGTGATCGTCGTCATCGACGCGACGAACCTCGCGCGGAACCTGCTCCTCGCGGGTGAAGCGCTACGCCGGCGCCTGCCCACGCTGATTGTCGTGAACATGATCGACATCGCACGCAAGCGCGGCGTGCACATCGACGCGGGTGCTTTGGGCGAGGGACTTGGGTGCGAGGTGCTGCTTGTGAGCGCACGCACCGGGCAGGGAATCGACGACATCGCTGGCGCGCTCGAGCGAGCGGTGGTTCCCAACCGCACGCCGCCGGGGGATCAGGGCGAGATCGAGCGATGGGCGGAGGGCCTGGCGGCGAACGCGACAGCCCGCACCACCGAGACCGAGCAGGATCGCGCGGATCGACGCGCGAGGACCGACCGGATGGACCACGCCTTCACGCATCCGGTGCTGGGGGCATTGGCGTTTCTGGCGGTGATGGCCGGGCTGTTCTGGGGGATCTTCTCGCTCGCGACGTACCCGATGGCGTGGATCGAGTGGATCTTCGCCGAGTTGGGCGGGCTGGTGCAGCGCGTGCTCCCCGCGGGGATCCTCTCTGATTTTCTCTCGCAGGGTGTCGTCGTCGGGATCGGCGCGACGGTGGTCTTTCTGCCGCAGATCTGTCTGCTCTTCTTTGTGATCTCGCTTCTGGAGGACACGGGGTATCTGGCGCGGGCGGCGTTTGTGATGGATCGATTGCTCAGGCCGTTTGGGTTGCCCGGGCATAGTTTCGTGCCGCTGCTCTCGAGCCATGCGTGCGCTCTGCCGGGGATCATGGCGTGCCGGGCGATCCCGGATCGACGTGAACGGCTCGCGACGATTCTCGTGGCACCATTCATGACGTGCTCGGCGAGGATCCCGGTCTACGCGCTGATGACGGGGATCCTGTTTCCCGGTTCACCAGGTCGACAGGCGGCGGCGTTCATCGGGTGTTATGCGCTGGGGATCGTGGCGGGCGTGCTGAGCGCGCTCGTGGCTCGGCGGACGATTCTGAAGGGGGCGAGCCGTCCGATGGCGCTCGAGTTGCCGGCGTATCGCTGGCCGAATCTCCGCTCGGCACTCATCACCAGTTACGACCGCGGGCGCTCGTTCATCGCGAACGCGGGGACGAACATCCTGCTCATCTGCATCGTGCTGTGGTGGCTCGGGGCGTTCCCGCATGTGAAGCCACCGGCGCGGGTCGAGGAACTCCGCGAGGTGGCGGCCCAGGTCGAGGCGGGATCGGTTGAGCCGAAGGTCGCCTTGGAGCGCGCTGGAGTCGAGAATAAGGTCGAGGTCGTAGGCACAGACGGGACACCTGGGCCACGAGATCGTGAAGACGCACGCGAGATTGATGGGCCTGCTGCGGCATCGATGATCGTCGAGAGAGCCGACGAACTCGAGGCGATGGACGCGAAGTCCCGGTCGTTCATCGGGCGGCTGGGGCGACTGGCCGAGCCCGTTTTCAGGCCGATCGGCTACGACTGGCAACTCTCCATCGGCGTCCTCTCCAGTTTCGCCGCCCGCGAGGTCTTCGTCTCCACGATGGCGGTCGTCGTCACCGGGCACGACACGACGGACGACGAGAAGATCCTCTCGGCGGTCTCGCACGCGTCGCGGACCAACGGCACGCCGATCTTCACGAAGCCCGTGGCGTGGTCGATTCTTGTGTTCTATGTGCTCGCGATGCAGTGCCTGCCGACGCTGGCGCTCACGGCTCGCGAGGCCGGGGGTGTGCGGTGGGCGGTCCTCCAGTTCGCGTGGATGAGCCTGCTCGCCTATCTTGGCGCGTGGATCGCGTACACGATCGCGTCGTGA
- a CDS encoding aminotransferase class I/II-fold pyridoxal phosphate-dependent enzyme, with protein MPTTFDARARSILTGLKDSGQYKVLQTIDGPMDASVRLRRPDGTTKDVLCFCSNNYLGLANHPEVVEATLKATRDFGAGTASVRFICGTFSPHHTLEKTIAAYMGTEASYTFVSCWTANEAVFPTLCEPGDIIISDELNHASIIDSVRLATTIKKGLHKAIYKNNTLEGPGSLHEALTKAKANPDVTGQNWVVTDGVFSMEGSIADLPTMRRLCDEFGAMLVVDDSHGHGVMGTTGRGTHEHFNMLTAASGKGTIDLFTGTLGKALGGAAGGFVAGTKDAIDLLIQRGRPTLFSNALPVGVAAGANRAIEILMNEPQRVARLHSNVAYARKSIKAAGFDVLESPTAICPIIVHDTAKAIAMSKRLLDLGIYVIGFGYPVVTEGHARLRVQISAAHTEAHIDALVAALKKL; from the coding sequence ATGCCCACCACCTTCGACGCCCGCGCCCGCTCCATCCTCACCGGCCTCAAGGACTCCGGGCAATACAAAGTCCTCCAGACCATCGATGGCCCGATGGATGCCAGCGTCCGCCTCCGCCGCCCCGATGGCACCACCAAGGATGTCCTCTGCTTCTGCTCCAACAACTACCTCGGGCTGGCCAACCACCCCGAGGTTGTCGAGGCCACCCTCAAGGCCACGCGCGATTTCGGCGCGGGCACGGCCAGCGTCCGCTTTATCTGCGGCACATTCTCGCCCCACCATACGCTCGAAAAGACCATCGCGGCGTACATGGGCACCGAGGCGAGTTACACCTTCGTCTCGTGCTGGACCGCCAACGAGGCCGTCTTCCCCACGCTCTGCGAGCCGGGCGACATCATCATCAGCGATGAACTCAACCACGCGAGCATCATCGACTCGGTCCGCCTCGCCACCACCATCAAGAAGGGCCTGCACAAGGCCATCTACAAGAACAACACCCTCGAAGGCCCCGGCTCGCTCCACGAGGCGCTCACCAAAGCCAAGGCCAACCCCGACGTCACCGGGCAGAACTGGGTCGTCACCGATGGCGTCTTCAGCATGGAAGGGAGCATCGCCGACCTTCCCACGATGCGCCGCCTCTGCGACGAGTTCGGAGCGATGCTCGTCGTCGACGACTCCCACGGGCACGGCGTGATGGGCACGACCGGGCGCGGCACGCACGAGCACTTCAACATGCTCACCGCCGCGAGTGGCAAAGGCACCATCGATCTCTTCACGGGCACGCTGGGCAAGGCGCTCGGCGGGGCCGCGGGTGGTTTCGTCGCGGGAACTAAAGATGCAATCGATCTTCTCATCCAGCGCGGCAGACCCACGCTCTTCTCCAACGCGCTTCCTGTGGGCGTGGCGGCAGGCGCGAACCGTGCCATCGAGATCCTGATGAACGAGCCGCAGCGCGTCGCGCGGCTCCACTCGAACGTCGCGTACGCGCGGAAATCGATCAAGGCCGCGGGCTTCGACGTGCTCGAGTCCCCCACCGCGATCTGTCCCATTATCGTCCACGACACCGCGAAGGCGATCGCGATGAGTAAACGCCTCCTCGATCTTGGCATCTACGTCATCGGCTTCGGCTACCCCGTCGTCACCGAGGGGCACGCGCGACTCCGCGTCCAGATCTCCGCCGCCCATACCGAGGCCCACATCGACGCACTCGTCGCGGCACTCAAGAAACTCTGA